From a single Saimiri boliviensis isolate mSaiBol1 chromosome 7, mSaiBol1.pri, whole genome shotgun sequence genomic region:
- the GDF3 gene encoding growth/differentiation factor 3: MVAFLPGLAFSFLLTLALGQAVQFQEYVFLQFLDLEEAPSPQKFQSVPYILKKIFQDREAAATTGVSQDLCYVKELGVRGNILRFLPDQGFFLYPKKPFQASSCLQKLLYFNLSAIKEREQLTLAQLGLDLGPNSYYNLGPELELALFLVQEPHVWGQFTPKPGKMFALQSVPWPQGALRFNLLEVAKGWKDKPQKNFGLFLEILVKEDRDSGVNFLPEDACTRLRRSLHASLLVVTLNSDQCHPSRKRRAAIRVPKASCKNLCHRHQLFINFQDLGWHKWIIAPKGFMANYCHGDCPFSLTVSLNSSNYAFMQALMQAVDPEIPQAVCIPSKLSPISMLYQDNNDNVILRHYEDMVVDECGCG; this comes from the exons ATGGTTGCTTTCTTGCCAGGTTTGGCTTTTAGCTTCCTGCTAACTCTGGCTTTGGGCCAGGCAGTCCAATTTCAAGAATATGTCTTTCTCCAATTTCTGGACTTAGAGGAGGCGCCTTCACCCCAGAAGTTCCAATCTGTGCCTTATATCCTGAAGAAAATTTTCCAGGATCGTGAAGCAGCAGCGACCACTGGGGTCTCCCAGGACTTATGCTACGTAAAGGAGCTGGGCGTCCGTGGGAATATCCTTCGCTTTCTCCCGGACCAAG GTTTCTTTCTTTACCCAAAGAAACCTTTCCAAGCTTCCTCCTGCCTTCAAAAGCTCCTGTACTTTAATCTGTCTGCCATCAAAGAAAGGGAACAGTTGACACTGGCCCAGCTGGGCCTGGACTTGGGGCCCAATTCTTACTATAACCTAGGACCTGAGCTGGAATTGGCTCTCTTCCTGGTTCAGGAGCCTCATGTGTGGGGCCAGTTCACGCCTAAGCCAGGTAAAATGTTTGCATTGCAGTCAGTCCCATGGCCGCAAGGTGCCCTTCGCTTCAACCTGCTGGAGGTAGCTAAGGGCTGGAAGGACAAGCCCCAGAAAAACTTCGGGCTATTCCTGGAGATACTGGTCAAAGAAGATAGAGACTCTGGGGTGAATTTTCTACCTGAGGACGCCTGTACCAGACTCAGACGCTCCCTACATGCTTCCCTGCTGGTGGTAACCCTCAACTCTGATCAGTGCCACCCTTCTCGGAAAAGGAGAGCGGCCATCCGTGTCCCCAAGGCTTCTTGTAAGAACCTCTGCCACCGTCACCAGCTATTCATTAACTTCCAGGACCTGGGTTGGCACAAGTGGATCATTGCTCCCAAGGGGTTCATGGCAAATTACTGTCATGGAGATTGCCCCTTCTCACTGACCGTCTCTCTCAACAGCTCCAATTATGCTTTCATGCAAGCCCTGATGCAGGCAGTTGACCCAGAGATCCCCCAGGCTGTGTGTATCCCCAGCAAGCTGTCCCCCATTTCCATGCTCTACCAGGACAATAACGACAATGTCATTCTACGACATTATGAAGACATGGTAGTTGATGAATGTGGCTGTGGGTAG